Proteins encoded in a region of the Mycolicibacterium neoaurum genome:
- a CDS encoding IS3 family transposase (programmed frameshift) yields the protein MPTPFPAEFRADVIAVARKGEAPLRQIAKDFGISEACLHRWLKIADREDGRSQPASPANAEDMAAQLREAHKRIKLLEQEAEVMRRAVGYLSRDANPKMMYPLVLDLAADGVPVTVTCRVLGFSTQAFYKWRKAPVSQRDWDDAHLINAARDIHADDPAFGYRFIADELPGRGIIAGENRVARLCSQERIWSIFAKKRGLNRRSGPPVHDDLVQRRFSAHAADQVWLADITEHRTDEGKLYLCAIKDVYSNRIVGYSIDSRMKSSLAVAALDHAVALRSPVATIVHTDRGSQFRSRKFVHALSHNGLHGSMGRVGACGDNAAMESFFALLQRNVLDRRRWATRAELRLAIVTWIERTYHRRRRQRALGRLTPIEFELLHTPVATAA from the exons GTGCCGACACCGTTTCCTGCCGAGTTCAGAGCCGACGTCATCGCCGTGGCCCGCAAGGGCGAGGCGCCGTTGCGCCAGATCGCCAAGGACTTCGGCATCTCGGAGGCCTGCCTGCACCGCTGGCTCAAAATCGCCGACCGGGAGGACGGCCGCAGCCAGCCCGCCTCACCGGCCAATGCTGAGGACATGGCTGCGCAACTGCGCGAGGCGCACAAGCGCATCAAACTCCTCGAGCAAGAGGCCGAGGTGATGCGCCGCGCAGTCGGATATCTGTCGCGGGACGCCAACCCAA AAATGATGTACCCGCTGGTCCTCGACCTTGCCGCGGACGGCGTGCCCGTCACGGTGACCTGCCGGGTCCTGGGATTCTCGACCCAGGCGTTCTACAAATGGCGCAAAGCACCGGTCTCGCAGCGGGATTGGGACGACGCACATCTGATCAACGCGGCCCGCGACATCCACGCCGACGATCCAGCTTTCGGCTACCGGTTCATCGCTGATGAGCTACCCGGGCGCGGAATCATCGCCGGCGAGAACCGTGTCGCCCGGCTGTGTTCCCAGGAGCGGATCTGGTCGATCTTCGCCAAGAAGCGAGGGCTGAACCGTCGATCCGGACCGCCGGTGCATGACGACCTCGTGCAACGTCGGTTCAGCGCCCACGCTGCCGACCAGGTCTGGCTGGCCGACATCACCGAACACCGCACCGACGAGGGCAAGCTCTACCTGTGCGCCATCAAAGACGTCTACTCCAACCGCATCGTGGGCTACTCGATCGACTCACGGATGAAGTCTTCGTTGGCCGTGGCCGCCCTCGATCACGCCGTGGCTCTGCGCTCACCTGTCGCGACCATCGTTCACACTGACAGAGGCAGTCAATTTCGATCCAGAAAATTCGTCCACGCGCTGTCGCACAACGGTTTACATGGATCAATGGGACGCGTCGGTGCCTGCGGGGACAACGCCGCTATGGAGTCGTTCTTCGCCTTGCTGCAACGCAACGTACTTGACCGGCGACGCTGGGCCACCCGAGCCGAACTACGCCTGGCAATCGTGACCTGGATCGAACGGACTTACCACCGACGCCGGCGACAACGCGCCCTCGGCAGGCTCACCCCGATAGAGTTCGAACTGCTCCACACACCGGTCGCAACCGCGGCCTGA
- a CDS encoding DUF6636 domain-containing protein → MILRVAVGLAFTGAATIVWASPAVAQDLAHFRSPSGNVGCVLDADYVRCDIAERDWAPPARPADCEFDYGQGLQMAVGEPATFVCAGDTTLGGPDVLGYGQTITRGALSCTSTESAMSCRESGSGHGFSISRQVYQVF, encoded by the coding sequence ATGATCCTTCGGGTGGCGGTCGGTCTTGCATTCACCGGTGCCGCGACGATCGTGTGGGCGAGCCCTGCCGTCGCGCAAGACCTGGCACATTTCCGCTCGCCGAGCGGCAACGTCGGGTGCGTGCTGGATGCGGACTATGTGCGCTGCGATATCGCCGAGCGAGATTGGGCGCCGCCGGCCCGGCCGGCCGATTGTGAGTTTGATTACGGTCAGGGCCTGCAGATGGCCGTCGGCGAGCCCGCGACGTTCGTCTGTGCTGGGGATACGACGCTGGGCGGACCCGATGTCCTGGGATATGGGCAGACCATCACGCGCGGAGCGCTCAGTTGCACCAGCACCGAGAGCGCGATGTCGTGCCGGGAGAGCGGCAGCGGACACGGCTTCTCGATCTCACGCCAGGTTTACCAGGTGTTTTAG
- a CDS encoding alcohol dehydrogenase catalytic domain-containing protein produces MARHQAVHVASAGAPLELTDVETTSPGRDHVRIAVAACGVCGTDHAFVNGGFPGLSWPLTPGHEIAGTIAEIGDGVQDFAVGDRVAVGWFGGNCGYCTQCRKGDFIHCENGQIPSWHYPGGYAESVTAPASALARIPEGLSFAEAAPMACAGVTVFHGLRETRARPGDRVAVLGVGGLGHLGVQFARAMGFETVAIARGADKKQDALDLGAHHYVDSKAGDVSEALQALGGVQVVLATAANSQAMADTVGGLLPRGELIVVGVTPDLLPVSPLQLITPGVSITGHPSGTARDVEDTMKFAVQSGVRARIQELPLAQAAEAYAAMDTGKARYRMVLTV; encoded by the coding sequence ATGGCACGTCATCAAGCGGTACATGTCGCATCGGCCGGAGCGCCGCTGGAACTCACCGACGTCGAGACCACGTCGCCGGGCCGCGACCACGTCCGCATCGCGGTAGCGGCCTGCGGGGTCTGCGGCACCGACCACGCCTTCGTCAACGGCGGGTTCCCCGGGCTGAGCTGGCCGCTAACGCCGGGCCACGAGATCGCCGGCACCATCGCCGAGATCGGCGACGGCGTGCAGGATTTCGCCGTGGGTGACAGAGTGGCCGTCGGCTGGTTCGGCGGCAACTGCGGGTACTGCACCCAGTGCCGCAAGGGCGATTTCATTCACTGCGAGAACGGCCAGATCCCCAGCTGGCACTACCCCGGCGGTTATGCCGAGTCGGTCACGGCACCAGCGAGCGCGCTCGCCCGCATCCCTGAGGGCCTGTCCTTCGCCGAGGCCGCCCCGATGGCGTGTGCGGGTGTCACGGTGTTCCACGGGTTACGCGAGACGCGCGCCAGGCCCGGTGACCGGGTGGCCGTGCTCGGCGTCGGCGGCCTCGGGCATCTAGGCGTGCAGTTCGCCAGGGCGATGGGCTTCGAGACCGTCGCGATCGCGCGCGGGGCCGACAAGAAGCAGGACGCCCTGGATCTCGGGGCGCATCATTACGTCGACTCCAAGGCCGGTGATGTCAGCGAGGCGCTGCAGGCGCTCGGCGGGGTGCAGGTGGTGCTGGCCACGGCCGCCAACTCCCAGGCGATGGCCGACACTGTCGGCGGGCTGCTGCCCCGCGGTGAGCTGATCGTGGTGGGGGTGACACCCGATCTGCTGCCGGTGAGCCCGCTGCAGCTGATCACGCCGGGGGTGAGCATCACCGGGCATCCGTCGGGAACCGCGCGCGATGTCGAGGACACCATGAAGTTCGCGGTGCAGTCCGGGGTGCGGGCCCGCATCCAGGAGCTGCCGCTGGCGCAGGCGGCCGAGGCCTACGCGGCGATGGATACCGGCAAGGCCCGGTACCGAATGGTGCTCACGGTCTGA
- a CDS encoding EAL domain-containing protein, which translates to MTRRARSATIMVVFAMIYALAIAAGRATRLAGSEVALAWPAAAVAIIWLLVVQRRGPWERGVHLAALAVVTYAANLATGAPHGVAVWFVLVNVTLAMVTVRLLQRRGATAVLRDPADLAHVVAAVAGGASCAAVLATVYFAANDDIQVWETFSLFLVRNATSALLGVSIWLRLRDVVWRRPRVNARMAAEAVAIAAVVTVVFVWTFWVNTGASLAFLSLVPAMWLALRYSTTVSTVFLALAGTWIIYATLSGRGGFAVAHPDTRALLAQTMVCTLTIVTLALALYRDSRARLITQLEAARDRADRDSQMLGAVLDSIHDGVVVVAPDGSVVLENARAHDSHLVPDVLSAAELPELASGESALAPRDIVVSSHDARVVELTASPLADLSRHTVIAFRDVTDERNNADDLRQTRDLFASVLQAASEQAIIGADPSGRITVFNNGAERLLGWSRAEMMGRSLLSIHRLSEIHSRAAELAVPAGFEVLTRLVAPDRAEVREWTYVRRDGAFVHVSLAVSQMTDPDGACTGYIAVATDITEQDAAKRALAESEERFRLAFDTAPIGMFLFDVGNGSAGRITRCNQSMANLLGRRPYEVPGMHVTDLCDRETASYAETLGGLRDLGLGDKFEAEVALRRADGCVEWGSASASVIAPDGTTPYGICMVEHITARKEAEAALQHMVLHDQLTGLANRGLLMERADRALASAADKEGVGVGVIFLDLDDFKAVNDTWGHGVGDEVLTLVARRIQSVIRLDDTAARLGGDEFVVLCPDIADAEQIRRVAQRIRAEVRMPIHLSTGHVFDQVSVSAGVAMSRPDSTAETLLRRADELMYSSKRQGKNLITLASRSDKTTTMVASQLISELGRAVRGGELVVHFQPIVELSTGRYAAMEALLRWEHPERGLLLPDVFLDVAEHSPHMPAIGRFVLNEACRQAAQWSGSLASAAIHVNVSGRQLEVGDLYSDVTNALIQSRLTPDRLVLELTETYAGRIAPSAKADLVRLWKAGVRIAIDDVGTGFSSLSKIVDLPVDIVKIDKQFIAGLPDDARCAAITQAVLSLGETLGLSTIAEGIETATQRELLMDWGCVLGQGFLFGRSASMDGDDTGELITG; encoded by the coding sequence ATGACGCGACGCGCACGTTCGGCGACGATCATGGTCGTCTTCGCGATGATCTATGCGCTGGCCATCGCCGCGGGACGGGCGACCCGGCTGGCCGGTAGTGAGGTCGCGCTGGCGTGGCCCGCGGCGGCAGTGGCAATCATCTGGCTGCTCGTGGTGCAGAGACGTGGACCGTGGGAACGCGGCGTCCACCTCGCGGCCCTGGCGGTCGTCACCTACGCGGCCAATCTGGCCACCGGCGCCCCACATGGGGTGGCCGTCTGGTTTGTTCTTGTCAACGTCACACTCGCCATGGTTACCGTGCGTCTACTCCAACGCCGGGGCGCCACGGCGGTACTGCGTGACCCAGCGGACCTCGCGCACGTGGTCGCGGCGGTGGCCGGTGGCGCGAGTTGCGCGGCGGTGCTGGCCACGGTGTACTTCGCTGCGAACGACGATATTCAGGTCTGGGAGACCTTCTCCCTGTTTCTCGTGCGGAACGCAACGTCAGCTCTGCTCGGGGTGTCCATCTGGCTGCGGCTGCGCGACGTGGTGTGGCGGCGCCCAAGGGTCAACGCCCGTATGGCCGCCGAAGCGGTGGCCATCGCAGCGGTCGTCACGGTGGTGTTCGTCTGGACGTTCTGGGTCAACACCGGTGCGTCACTGGCCTTTCTGAGTCTCGTGCCGGCAATGTGGCTGGCACTGCGCTACAGCACCACGGTCAGCACGGTCTTCCTCGCCCTGGCCGGGACGTGGATCATCTACGCGACGCTGTCGGGCCGGGGAGGCTTCGCGGTCGCCCACCCGGACACTCGCGCACTGTTGGCCCAGACGATGGTGTGCACGCTGACCATCGTGACGCTGGCGCTGGCGCTGTACCGAGACTCCCGGGCGCGACTCATCACCCAACTGGAAGCCGCACGCGACCGGGCGGACCGCGACTCGCAGATGCTGGGCGCCGTTCTGGATAGCATCCATGACGGTGTGGTCGTCGTTGCCCCGGACGGAAGTGTCGTGCTGGAGAACGCGCGGGCACACGATTCGCACCTTGTGCCGGATGTGTTGTCCGCCGCCGAATTGCCGGAGCTCGCGTCCGGCGAGAGTGCCCTCGCACCCCGCGACATCGTGGTGTCGTCGCACGACGCCCGGGTTGTCGAGTTGACCGCGTCACCGCTGGCGGATCTGTCGCGGCACACGGTCATCGCGTTCCGTGACGTGACCGACGAACGCAATAATGCGGATGATCTTCGGCAGACGCGTGATCTGTTCGCCAGCGTCTTGCAGGCCGCGTCGGAACAAGCGATCATCGGTGCGGACCCTTCGGGGCGGATCACCGTGTTCAACAACGGAGCCGAGCGGCTGCTCGGCTGGAGCCGTGCAGAGATGATGGGCCGTTCGCTGCTGAGCATCCATCGTCTGTCTGAGATCCATTCCCGTGCAGCCGAGTTGGCTGTCCCGGCCGGCTTCGAAGTGCTCACCAGACTGGTCGCCCCGGATCGTGCAGAAGTCCGCGAATGGACCTACGTCCGGCGCGATGGTGCTTTCGTCCACGTCAGCCTCGCGGTATCGCAGATGACAGACCCGGACGGAGCGTGTACCGGATACATCGCCGTCGCAACAGATATCACCGAGCAGGACGCCGCGAAGCGCGCGCTGGCCGAGAGTGAAGAGCGATTCAGGCTGGCCTTCGACACCGCTCCGATCGGAATGTTCTTGTTCGATGTCGGGAATGGATCGGCAGGGCGTATCACCCGGTGCAACCAGTCGATGGCGAATCTGCTCGGACGGCGTCCGTATGAGGTGCCCGGGATGCACGTCACCGATCTCTGTGATCGTGAAACGGCCTCGTATGCAGAGACTTTGGGTGGGCTGCGCGACCTCGGGCTCGGCGACAAGTTCGAAGCCGAGGTGGCTCTGCGTCGGGCGGACGGCTGTGTCGAGTGGGGTTCGGCCTCGGCCTCCGTCATCGCTCCCGACGGAACGACGCCGTACGGCATCTGCATGGTCGAGCACATCACCGCACGAAAGGAGGCGGAGGCCGCCCTGCAGCACATGGTCTTGCACGACCAATTGACAGGTCTGGCCAACCGTGGGTTGTTGATGGAACGCGCGGACCGCGCCCTGGCCAGCGCCGCAGATAAAGAGGGCGTCGGCGTGGGCGTGATCTTCCTGGATCTCGACGACTTCAAGGCGGTCAACGACACTTGGGGCCACGGCGTCGGAGACGAGGTCCTGACCTTGGTGGCTCGACGGATCCAGTCCGTGATCAGGTTGGACGACACCGCCGCGCGGCTGGGTGGGGATGAGTTTGTGGTGCTGTGTCCCGATATTGCCGATGCGGAACAGATACGCAGGGTGGCGCAACGAATCCGCGCTGAGGTCAGGATGCCGATACACCTGTCAACCGGTCACGTCTTCGATCAGGTGTCGGTCAGCGCGGGTGTGGCGATGTCGCGGCCTGATTCCACGGCAGAGACACTCTTGCGGCGCGCGGACGAGTTGATGTATTCGTCCAAGCGCCAAGGCAAGAACCTCATCACGTTGGCGAGCCGATCGGACAAGACGACCACGATGGTGGCGTCGCAGCTGATCTCCGAGTTGGGGCGTGCAGTGCGCGGCGGAGAACTGGTCGTGCACTTTCAGCCGATCGTCGAGCTGTCCACCGGCCGCTACGCGGCGATGGAGGCATTACTGCGGTGGGAACACCCAGAGCGTGGTCTCCTGCTGCCCGACGTGTTCCTCGATGTCGCGGAGCATTCGCCTCACATGCCGGCGATCGGCCGCTTCGTACTGAACGAGGCCTGCCGCCAAGCCGCTCAGTGGTCAGGGTCCTTGGCGTCGGCGGCCATCCACGTCAATGTGTCCGGGCGGCAACTCGAGGTCGGCGATCTGTACTCCGATGTCACGAACGCATTGATCCAATCGCGGCTGACGCCGGACAGGCTGGTGTTGGAACTGACGGAAACGTACGCGGGGCGCATCGCCCCGTCGGCCAAAGCCGATCTCGTACGGTTGTGGAAAGCGGGCGTTCGTATCGCCATCGATGACGTCGGCACCGGGTTCAGCAGTCTGTCGAAGATCGTCGATCTACCGGTCGACATCGTGAAGATCGACAAGCAGTTCATTGCCGGGTTACCCGATGACGCGCGGTGTGCGGCCATCACGCAGGCGGTGTTGAGTTTGGGGGAGACCCTGGGCCTGTCGACCATCGCCGAAGGTATCGAGACGGCGACGCAGCGCGAACTGCTGATGGATTGGGG